Below is a genomic region from Serratia sarumanii.
TGATGTGCTGTTGGTCAAGGATGAGGGGGTGTATTTGATGGCGGCATCGCATGCCAAAGGAAAGCGGTTATTGGCCTATGCGGAAGGGTTGGATCCGACGACCCGTGACAGTAGAGACGTATTTGATGAAGCCTGCCGATTATGTGGCGGTGACGACTTTATGGAGCGTCTCCCGTCGGACGACCCGACCTTTGATCATCTGCTGGAGAAACAAGGTTATCTTGAGTTTCTCATTACACAAACCGAGTTCTGTATGACGTCTGTGGGTTAAAAGCGACGCCCGGTTCGCATTGGTGATAGTTCCGCGGTGTGGCAAAGCCCCCTTGATACTCATATTGAGCATCAAGGGGGCCTGTGGCGGGAACTCTTCAATAATAAAGTGACTCAGTTTGATGCGTAACAACGAAAGTTAGCAACCAATAAACTCATATTGAGTTATTTAAATTACTCATTTTGAGAAACTATAGCTTGATGCGCTCTCTGATTTACTTATAATGATACTCAAATTGAGTAACTAAAGGGTTGTGAAATGCATATTTGCTGTGATGATGGTTCTACCAATGTGAAGCTGGCCTGGTATATGGCGGGGAATTTACATACGACCCTATCGCCTAATTCTTTCCGTCCAGGATGGA
It encodes:
- a CDS encoding DUF3085 domain-containing protein gives rise to the protein MNNKIYFKGKKTIEVITHARQQGSDVLLVKDEGVYLMAASHAKGKRLLAYAEGLDPTTRDSRDVFDEACRLCGGDDFMERLPSDDPTFDHLLEKQGYLEFLITQTEFCMTSVG